A single window of Entomoplasma ellychniae DNA harbors:
- a CDS encoding ribosome maturation factor RimM codes for MDKNNLLHIGKIVNTFGIKGELKFVLNSELTIKNWNDFKLIFIELTSKEILPFSIIDFRDKKNHLIIKLDGINNINEVERFKNKYVYFNNEKNVFEKKVNLSDYQINYKNQTLYIVDYMFNGVYDLIKIKIYEKEFWVPLVEKYIERQDDNKLEIILKDIEGLM; via the coding sequence ATGGATAAAAATAATTTATTGCACATAGGGAAAATTGTTAATACATTCGGAATAAAAGGTGAATTAAAATTTGTCTTAAATTCAGAATTAACAATTAAAAATTGAAATGATTTCAAACTAATTTTTATAGAATTAACAAGTAAAGAGATTTTACCTTTTAGCATCATAGACTTTAGAGATAAAAAAAATCATTTAATTATCAAACTTGATGGTATTAATAATATAAATGAAGTAGAACGTTTTAAAAATAAATATGTTTACTTTAATAATGAAAAAAATGTTTTTGAAAAAAAGGTGAATTTATCTGATTATCAAATAAATTATAAAAATCAAACTTTATATATTGTCGATTATATGTTCAATGGTGTTTATGACTTAATAAAAATTAAAATTTATGAAAAAGAATTTTGAGTACCATTAGTTGAAAAATATATTGAAAGACAAGACGATAATAAATTAGAAATTATTTTGAAAGATATTGAAGGTTTAATGTAA
- the rpsP gene encoding 30S ribosomal protein S16 → MVKIRLKRIGKKQSPFYRIVAADSRVNRNGQYIELIGTFDPLKSEIKINKELALKWLQNGAQPTETVRELLSKQGVMKSLHEAKLANNKK, encoded by the coding sequence ATGGTAAAAATAAGATTAAAAAGAATTGGAAAAAAACAATCACCTTTTTATAGAATTGTTGCAGCTGATTCAAGAGTTAACCGTAATGGTCAATACATTGAATTAATTGGAACATTTGATCCATTAAAATCAGAAATTAAAATTAATAAAGAATTAGCTTTAAAATGATTACAAAATGGTGCTCAACCAACTGAAACAGTTAGAGAGCTATTATCTAAACAAGGTGTAATGAAATCATTACATGAAGCTAAATTAGCAAATAATAAAAAATAG
- a CDS encoding ECF transporter S component has product MTTKDKNKRLSKIEDISEEEVNKQIQPEKDQYVGDHHITKSGDHDHVKENEFKLHIEFRLSRSQLIFKIVLTGIFIALCFAVSAIDMALEAIRLPLNDQLWLTFKFLDIALITISIAMLGPIFASVISILAPWIHGIVHGFEHGVITPSVEMLSGILIVWLVWLVFYYFFKNSPIHQDQNKRKKYFKRFVPLPILITASTLITTALFVFALWVSPDHHHEHTHEHSAGEPELDDINVKILFLVFCWNFLKYTLAFGVFSIIEWKMRPINHIYYKK; this is encoded by the coding sequence ATGACAACAAAAGATAAAAACAAAAGATTAAGTAAAATAGAAGACATTTCTGAAGAAGAAGTGAATAAACAAATACAACCAGAAAAAGACCAATATGTTGGAGATCATCATATTACAAAATCTGGAGATCATGATCATGTTAAAGAAAATGAATTTAAATTGCATATAGAATTTAGACTTTCAAGATCTCAACTAATTTTTAAAATTGTTTTAACTGGGATATTTATTGCTTTATGCTTTGCTGTTTCAGCAATTGATATGGCACTAGAGGCAATTAGGTTGCCATTAAACGACCAATTATGACTAACATTTAAATTTTTAGATATAGCTTTGATAACTATTTCTATAGCTATGTTAGGTCCAATATTTGCGTCTGTAATTTCAATTTTAGCACCTTGAATACATGGTATTGTTCATGGTTTTGAACATGGTGTAATAACACCATCAGTTGAAATGTTATCTGGTATATTAATAGTTTGATTAGTTTGACTGGTGTTTTATTATTTCTTTAAAAATTCTCCAATTCATCAAGACCAAAATAAAAGAAAAAAATATTTTAAAAGATTTGTACCTTTGCCAATTTTAATAACTGCTTCAACTCTTATCACAACTGCTCTATTTGTATTTGCATTATGAGTATCACCTGATCATCATCATGAACACACACACGAACACAGTGCTGGTGAACCTGAATTAGATGACATTAATGTAAAAATATTATTTTTAGTTTTTTGTTGAAACTTTTTAAAATATACTCTAGCATTTGGAGTGTTTAGCATTATTGAGTGAAAAATGCGACCTATTAATCATATTTATTACAAAAAATAA
- a CDS encoding inorganic diphosphatase yields the protein MAKDNIVDVVVEIPKGSSNKYEVDGITGRIILDRVLYGANFYPGEYGMIENTLDWDGDPLDVISLCTYPTLPGVQVSVRILGSIKMIDAGEIDTKLFGVFNDDPRFNDYQTLKDVPQHLKDEIENFFLQYKALQNKTVKINGWGTLEEAIEELHECKKRFIKYKDRLDKGEKDLILQEWKDKGIGQG from the coding sequence ATGGCAAAAGATAACATAGTTGATGTAGTTGTTGAAATACCAAAAGGCTCATCTAATAAATATGAAGTTGATGGGATAACTGGAAGAATAATTTTGGATAGAGTTTTATATGGAGCGAACTTTTACCCAGGCGAATATGGAATGATAGAAAACACTTTAGACTGAGATGGGGACCCATTAGATGTTATAAGTTTATGTACTTACCCAACTTTACCAGGTGTACAAGTTAGTGTTAGAATTTTAGGATCAATTAAAATGATAGATGCAGGGGAAATTGATACTAAATTATTTGGGGTTTTTAATGATGATCCTAGATTTAATGATTATCAAACACTTAAAGACGTTCCACAACACTTAAAAGATGAAATTGAAAACTTTTTCTTACAATACAAAGCTTTACAAAATAAAACAGTTAAAATTAATGGTTGAGGAACTTTAGAAGAAGCTATTGAAGAACTTCATGAATGTAAAAAAAGATTTATTAAATATAAAGATAGATTAGATAAAGGAGAAAAAGATTTAATTTTGCAAGAATGAAAAGATAAAGGTATTGGTCAAGGATAA
- a CDS encoding S1 RNA-binding domain-containing protein: protein MNTVITAQISDIAPFGAFAIFELDGKQYKGLIHISEIANSFVTNINDFVKVGEDVQVLILELNEEKAQAKLSIKQV, encoded by the coding sequence ATGAACACAGTTATTACAGCACAAATATCAGACATCGCACCATTTGGAGCATTTGCAATTTTTGAATTAGATGGAAAACAATACAAAGGCTTAATCCACATTAGTGAAATTGCTAACTCATTTGTAACTAACATTAACGATTTTGTTAAAGTTGGTGAAGATGTTCAAGTTTTAATTTTAGAATTAAACGAAGAAAAAGCTCAAGCTAAATTATCAATTAAACAAGTTTAA
- a CDS encoding YebC/PmpR family DNA-binding transcriptional regulator, whose amino-acid sequence MGRAHEVRASSMAKTAAKKSAANGRASKEIYMAAKQGGSDPSSNLTLRGLIEKAKSNQIPKDVIDRAIKRANGGDAENYVFNRYEGMGPGNSAIIVDALTSNVNRAAANIKDVFNKNHGNPEGKVSFLFEEVSFFAFDHSNQEEVLEHLIMSEIDINDVEEEDGLVIVTAPFKSFNAVKSSLDEFGILQYVVAETRMVPTDGYINISEIEQKQNLKTLLDRLDELEDVQNVYHNVNM is encoded by the coding sequence ATGGGAAGAGCGCATGAAGTTAGAGCTTCGTCTATGGCAAAAACTGCAGCTAAAAAGTCAGCTGCAAATGGTAGAGCATCCAAAGAAATATATATGGCAGCAAAACAAGGAGGAAGTGACCCATCATCTAATTTGACTTTAAGAGGTCTAATTGAAAAAGCTAAATCGAATCAAATACCTAAAGATGTAATTGATAGAGCTATTAAAAGAGCTAATGGTGGAGATGCTGAAAACTATGTATTTAATAGATATGAAGGTATGGGTCCAGGAAATTCAGCAATTATTGTTGATGCCTTAACAAGCAATGTCAATAGAGCGGCTGCAAATATTAAAGATGTTTTTAATAAAAACCATGGTAATCCAGAAGGGAAAGTTTCTTTTTTGTTTGAAGAAGTTTCTTTTTTTGCATTTGATCATTCAAATCAAGAAGAAGTTTTAGAACATTTAATAATGAGTGAAATAGATATTAATGACGTTGAAGAAGAAGACGGTTTAGTAATAGTGACAGCACCATTCAAATCTTTTAACGCTGTTAAGTCATCTCTTGATGAATTTGGAATTTTGCAATATGTAGTAGCAGAAACTAGAATGGTACCAACAGATGGTTATATTAATATTTCTGAAATAGAACAAAAACAAAATTTAAAAACATTGTTAGACAGACTTGATGAACTTGAAGATGTTCAAAATGTATACCATAATGTAAATATGTAA
- a CDS encoding pseudouridine synthase, with amino-acid sequence MERLQKILSARGVTSRRNAEKLIIEGRVVVNGERITELGFKTTTDAEIMVDGKITETSNEKFYYLFYKPRLVLTTMYDPKQRKTVADYFKDVPTRVYPVGRLDYDVSGLIIMTNDGEFANFVMHPRYEFFKTYQGLCEGKISHKQVSELVSGVTIDNDYFTKAIDAKLVNYNVEKNQSIVEMTIAEGKKHHVKQMFDAINADLKKLKRTKIEFLEIDDLRIGEFRELKAHEVKKFYGIYNSTKRKEDKFK; translated from the coding sequence ATGGAAAGGTTACAAAAAATACTTTCAGCAAGAGGTGTAACTTCTAGAAGAAATGCTGAAAAATTAATAATTGAAGGAAGAGTTGTTGTTAATGGTGAAAGAATTACTGAATTAGGTTTTAAAACAACCACCGATGCTGAAATCATGGTTGATGGTAAGATAACTGAAACAAGTAATGAAAAGTTTTATTATCTATTTTATAAACCAAGATTAGTTTTAACAACCATGTATGATCCTAAACAAAGGAAAACCGTTGCTGATTATTTTAAAGATGTTCCCACAAGAGTTTATCCTGTTGGTAGATTAGATTATGATGTTAGTGGATTGATTATAATGACTAATGATGGTGAATTTGCGAATTTTGTTATGCATCCAAGATATGAGTTTTTTAAAACATACCAAGGTCTTTGTGAAGGAAAAATTAGTCATAAGCAAGTTTCTGAATTAGTTAGTGGTGTAACAATTGATAACGATTATTTTACTAAAGCAATTGATGCAAAATTAGTAAATTACAATGTAGAAAAAAATCAATCTATTGTTGAAATGACAATTGCAGAAGGTAAAAAACACCATGTTAAACAAATGTTTGATGCTATTAATGCAGATTTAAAAAAATTGAAAAGAACAAAAATAGAGTTTTTAGAAATTGATGATTTAAGAATTGGCGAGTTTAGAGAATTAAAAGCACATGAAGTAAAAAAGTTTTATGGAATATATAATTCAACAAAACGCAAAGAAGATAAGTTTAAATAA
- the scpB gene encoding SMC-Scp complex subunit ScpB gives MNSSMKSIIEGLLFVYGEEGISLLEIQNVLEDKRPVDIQEVILELEKSYSSSEDCAFSIQKFGKNKYRLQTKPELHEYLAKLEATKSISRLSPSCVEVLSIITYKGPISKNGIDEIREADSAYQFYKLRDKKLIKAVGKSETGANLYSITDNFFKLFNIQGGMESIPQIDLFHSTVNNEEKLNINFDSEAEKMNQKNSEVEIVNDEDFENFDGDVNF, from the coding sequence ATGAACAGTAGTATGAAATCAATTATTGAAGGACTTTTATTTGTATATGGAGAAGAAGGGATAAGCCTTTTAGAAATTCAAAATGTTTTGGAAGACAAAAGACCTGTTGATATTCAAGAAGTTATTTTAGAATTAGAAAAATCATACAGTTCAAGTGAAGACTGTGCTTTTTCGATTCAAAAGTTTGGTAAAAATAAGTATCGTTTACAAACAAAACCTGAATTGCATGAATATTTAGCAAAGTTAGAAGCTACAAAATCTATTTCAAGACTATCTCCTTCTTGCGTTGAAGTTTTATCAATAATTACTTATAAAGGACCTATTTCAAAAAATGGTATAGATGAGATAAGAGAAGCTGATTCTGCATATCAGTTTTATAAACTAAGAGATAAAAAACTTATTAAAGCTGTAGGCAAATCTGAAACAGGTGCAAACTTATATTCTATTACAGACAACTTTTTTAAACTATTTAATATCCAAGGCGGGATGGAATCTATCCCCCAAATTGATTTATTTCATTCAACAGTGAATAACGAAGAAAAATTAAATATTAATTTTGATTCAGAAGCTGAAAAAATGAATCAAAAAAATTCTGAAGTAGAAATAGTTAATGACGAAGATTTCGAAAACTTTGATGGAGATGTGAATTTTTAA
- a CDS encoding segregation and condensation protein A has translation MKHWDKLTIDNFSGPLDILWNMIKDKKIDIQQVQLIDIVDQYLSYINSQQKLDIEIASEYLVMASQLIELKSRKLLPEQNQVTDEDDLQFDDLIEQITQYGQIKELTNFFYNKQEEYLTSFSKPKSKQSFNKLLKKDDEEDIDILNIDLEEFVNIFKNAMERRQQEDVLNDEGFWDEEDGYDPNHQEIISPQIIAKSIVSRMKTNKRKSWKLEEVIIDYEVSLMNIISTFLAILDLVRHQLATINQKEETLEFTFTESVIEDETLLKVIEEAVSDEQ, from the coding sequence ATGAAACATTGAGATAAATTAACGATCGATAATTTTTCAGGTCCTCTTGATATATTGTGAAATATGATTAAAGACAAAAAAATAGATATTCAACAAGTTCAATTAATTGATATAGTGGATCAATATCTTTCATATATTAATAGTCAACAAAAATTAGATATTGAGATAGCTAGTGAGTATTTAGTTATGGCATCACAATTAATAGAATTAAAGTCAAGAAAGTTATTACCAGAGCAAAATCAAGTAACTGATGAAGATGATTTACAGTTTGATGATTTAATTGAACAAATTACACAATATGGTCAAATTAAAGAATTAACTAATTTCTTTTATAATAAACAAGAAGAATATTTAACTTCGTTTTCTAAACCTAAATCAAAGCAATCTTTTAACAAATTATTAAAAAAAGATGATGAAGAAGATATTGATATTTTAAATATAGATCTTGAAGAGTTTGTTAACATTTTTAAAAATGCTATGGAAAGACGGCAACAAGAAGATGTTTTAAATGATGAAGGATTTTGAGATGAAGAAGATGGTTATGACCCAAACCATCAAGAAATAATTTCGCCCCAAATAATTGCTAAATCTATTGTTTCAAGAATGAAAACCAATAAAAGAAAAAGTTGAAAATTAGAAGAAGTTATAATTGATTATGAGGTTAGTTTAATGAATATTATTTCAACATTCTTAGCTATACTTGATTTGGTTAGGCACCAATTGGCAACAATCAATCAAAAAGAAGAAACTTTGGAATTTACTTTTACCGAATCAGTTATAGAGGATGAAACATTGTTAAAAGTCATAGAGGAGGCAGTATCAGATGAACAGTAG
- the argS gene encoding arginine--tRNA ligase, translating to MNNIFDIIKTDLNEISKQLHLKKEPLLELNKNNINTHFSTSIALINAKDKKMNPMELAESIKVILLAKSYYSEVEVAKPGFINIKLKCEFISTILKNINTLKKMYGFNNKKNKLINLEFVSANPTGFLHVGHARNAVVGSALEKILIADGYDTQTEYYINDAGNQINILAVTVFVHYLWSFGIEAVKPENSYGGTFYDDLAQIIKDKYGDKFVKIKYDETQILDEKTQDVFKNESVNYFLEEIKLQLKAFGVTFNYFSSEKEMYVTKDIDKLFKELEKNNATYKSEGALWLKSSKYGDDKDRVLIKTDGSLTYMVPDLAMHNSRLKRSKADLLINVFGGDHHGYIARMRAGLELLGYNPNILEIEIVQMVRVVKDGQEYKMSKRKGTAVWLVDIMEMVGKDALRYMLASKSSSSHMDLDLDLVQQKNATNPVYYAQYATARCNSVLKQAKEKKVNPNYNETSLLTNDKELQLLLLLDSFNQVIAISAKNRAPQIICEYIQNISRQFHSYYSDNKIIDESNIKLSESRVGLVSVILQTLQNSFDLIGIQALEKM from the coding sequence ATGAATAATATATTTGACATAATTAAAACTGATTTAAATGAAATATCTAAGCAACTTCATTTAAAGAAAGAACCACTTTTAGAACTTAATAAAAATAATATTAATACTCATTTTTCTACATCTATTGCGTTAATAAATGCAAAAGATAAGAAGATGAATCCGATGGAACTTGCTGAATCTATTAAAGTAATTTTATTAGCAAAAAGTTATTATAGTGAAGTCGAAGTGGCAAAACCAGGTTTTATTAACATCAAATTAAAATGTGAATTTATTTCTACTATATTAAAGAATATAAATACTCTTAAAAAAATGTATGGATTTAATAATAAAAAAAACAAGCTAATAAATCTTGAGTTTGTATCAGCTAACCCAACAGGTTTTTTACATGTTGGACATGCAAGAAATGCTGTGGTTGGATCTGCTTTAGAAAAAATATTAATTGCTGATGGGTATGACACACAAACAGAGTATTACATTAATGATGCTGGTAATCAAATCAATATTCTGGCTGTAACTGTTTTTGTTCATTACTTGTGGTCTTTTGGAATTGAAGCTGTTAAACCAGAAAATTCATATGGTGGAACTTTTTATGATGACTTAGCACAAATTATCAAAGATAAATATGGTGATAAGTTTGTTAAAATTAAATATGATGAAACTCAAATATTAGACGAAAAAACTCAAGATGTATTTAAAAATGAATCTGTAAATTATTTTCTTGAAGAAATTAAATTGCAGTTAAAAGCATTTGGTGTAACTTTTAATTATTTTTCAAGTGAAAAAGAAATGTATGTAACCAAAGATATTGATAAATTATTTAAAGAACTTGAAAAAAATAATGCAACTTATAAAAGTGAAGGTGCATTATGGCTTAAATCGTCAAAGTATGGTGATGATAAAGATAGAGTTTTAATTAAAACTGATGGTTCTTTAACTTACATGGTGCCTGATTTGGCAATGCATAATAGTAGATTAAAAAGAAGCAAAGCTGATTTATTAATAAATGTATTTGGCGGAGATCACCATGGATACATTGCTCGTATGAGAGCAGGTCTTGAATTGTTAGGTTATAACCCAAATATTTTAGAAATAGAGATAGTTCAAATGGTAAGGGTTGTTAAAGATGGCCAAGAGTACAAAATGAGCAAAAGAAAAGGTACTGCTGTTTGATTAGTCGATATAATGGAAATGGTTGGTAAAGATGCTTTAAGATATATGTTAGCTTCTAAATCGAGTAGTTCGCATATGGATTTAGACTTAGATTTGGTTCAACAAAAAAATGCGACTAATCCAGTTTACTATGCTCAATATGCAACAGCTAGATGCAATTCTGTTCTAAAACAAGCAAAGGAAAAAAAAGTTAATCCTAATTATAATGAAACATCATTATTAACTAATGATAAAGAACTGCAATTACTTTTATTATTAGACAGTTTTAATCAAGTAATTGCAATATCAGCTAAAAATAGAGCACCACAAATAATTTGTGAGTATATTCAAAATATATCAAGACAATTTCACTCTTATTATTCTGATAATAAGATTATTGATGAATCTAATATAAAACTTAGTGAGTCAAGAGTAGGGTTAGTATCAGTTATACTACAAACTTTACAAAACTCATTTGATTTGATAGGAATACAAGCTTTAGAAAAAATGTAA
- the frr gene encoding ribosome recycling factor, whose translation MQELINKTEQSMKETISNWQTHIKTIRSGRANASMLDRVMVNYYGSLTPIAQTAAITTPEPQMILIKPWDKSLLHEIAAAIVKADLKLNPNEDGDVIRINIPPLTEEIRKDIVKSLNKELENFKIRIRNIRRDAIDTAKKNKDISEDLVRDFEKDIQVVTDKFIKQLEDISKDKEKDIMSL comes from the coding sequence ATGCAAGAATTAATTAACAAAACTGAGCAGTCAATGAAAGAAACTATTTCGAATTGACAAACCCATATTAAAACAATTAGATCTGGTAGAGCAAATGCTTCAATGTTAGATAGAGTAATGGTTAACTATTATGGGAGTTTGACACCAATAGCTCAAACAGCTGCAATAACAACTCCAGAACCTCAAATGATTCTTATTAAGCCTTGGGATAAATCATTACTTCACGAAATTGCTGCAGCAATTGTCAAAGCTGATTTAAAATTAAATCCCAATGAAGATGGTGATGTAATTAGAATCAATATACCCCCACTTACTGAGGAAATAAGAAAAGACATTGTTAAAAGTTTAAATAAAGAGTTAGAAAATTTCAAAATTAGAATTAGAAATATTAGAAGAGATGCTATTGATACAGCAAAGAAAAATAAAGATATTAGTGAAGACCTTGTAAGGGATTTCGAAAAAGATATTCAAGTTGTTACAGACAAATTTATAAAACAACTTGAAGACATTTCAAAAGACAAAGAAAAAGACATAATGTCTTTATAA
- the pyrH gene encoding UMP kinase: MKYKYNTVLLKLSGEALKSETEIYNKEQLVGIAKQIVELAKNGLKLGIVIGGGNIWRGNLGKDIDMPQINADYMGMLATVMNGLALESTIKRLGYEKVNVYSSLPIETVTDDYNFKRARLSMNEGYISIFVGGTGFSYFSTDTNSVIRAIEIKADVVMMAKNGVKGVYDSDPKINPNAKFYSELKYSEISEKKLRVMDLTASTLAQDANIPIEVFDMQGDNNIIKVLEGKLESTIIKG; encoded by the coding sequence ATGAAATATAAATATAATACAGTCTTACTTAAATTAAGTGGAGAAGCCTTAAAAAGCGAAACCGAAATTTATAACAAAGAACAATTAGTTGGTATTGCTAAACAAATTGTTGAATTAGCAAAGAACGGTTTAAAACTAGGGATTGTTATTGGTGGGGGAAATATTTGACGAGGTAATCTTGGTAAAGATATTGATATGCCCCAAATAAATGCAGATTATATGGGAATGTTAGCAACTGTTATGAACGGATTAGCTTTAGAATCTACAATTAAAAGATTAGGATATGAAAAAGTTAATGTATACTCATCTTTGCCAATTGAAACTGTAACTGATGATTACAATTTTAAAAGAGCTAGATTAAGTATGAATGAAGGTTATATTTCAATTTTTGTTGGTGGAACTGGATTTTCATATTTTTCAACTGACACTAATTCTGTTATTAGAGCAATTGAAATTAAAGCTGATGTTGTAATGATGGCTAAAAATGGTGTAAAAGGTGTTTATGATTCAGACCCTAAAATAAATCCGAATGCTAAATTTTATAGTGAATTAAAGTACTCAGAAATTTCAGAAAAAAAATTAAGAGTTATGGATTTAACCGCATCAACGTTAGCTCAAGATGCAAACATTCCTATTGAAGTGTTTGATATGCAAGGAGATAATAATATAATTAAAGTATTAGAAGGTAAGTTGGAATCAACTATTATTAAAGGATAA
- a CDS encoding polysaccharide deacetylase family protein, with product MKKSWKITVVFVIFIGLLFNVITINHNKEVNKIKTDKKVVMLTFDDGPSSYADNKIMDILDHFDVKVTFFMTGINLQKYKSDIGIKKVVDRMIKSGHSLGNHSYFHNKYINYQKKLINELDGVNLMIQNIYLENGIKIDKKDIPIRMPYLQYYKGLGYVIQRIKNPFWIRGYLGTDYLEQVTGKDKILNQYIKHLKKGQIFVAHSKDYAKVWLPELIQNLKAKKYNFANFTQNERFHYSNYGKLVF from the coding sequence ATGAAAAAAAGTTGAAAAATTACAGTGGTTTTTGTTATTTTTATAGGACTGTTATTTAATGTCATAACAATAAATCACAATAAAGAAGTCAATAAAATTAAAACTGATAAAAAGGTTGTCATGTTGACTTTTGATGATGGTCCCTCATCTTATGCAGATAATAAAATTATGGATATTTTAGATCATTTTGATGTTAAAGTTACTTTTTTCATGACTGGAATCAATTTACAAAAATATAAAAGCGACATTGGAATAAAAAAAGTCGTTGATAGAATGATTAAAAGTGGTCATTCTTTAGGAAATCACTCGTACTTTCATAATAAATACATTAATTATCAAAAAAAATTAATAAATGAATTAGATGGTGTTAATCTAATGATTCAAAATATATACTTAGAAAATGGTATCAAAATAGATAAAAAAGATATCCCTATTAGAATGCCATATTTACAATATTATAAAGGCTTAGGCTATGTTATTCAAAGAATAAAAAATCCTTTTTGAATAAGAGGATATTTAGGAACGGATTATCTTGAACAAGTTACAGGTAAAGACAAAATATTAAATCAATATATCAAACATCTAAAAAAAGGTCAAATATTTGTTGCACACTCCAAAGATTATGCAAAAGTTTGATTACCAGAATTAATACAAAATTTAAAAGCAAAAAAATATAATTTTGCTAACTTTACTCAAAATGAAAGATTTCACTATTCTAATTACGGAAAGTTGGTTTTTTAA
- the tsf gene encoding translation elongation factor Ts: MAVNAQQIKELREITQAGMMDCKKALEATNGVIDDAIVWLRENGLAKAAKKSDRIAAEGVSLAKENDKNLVIIEVNSETDFVAQNEKFINLINQVADTILTSNAKTLEEALNTKTKSGETVKEVLINATATIGEKIELRRFSLIEKQSGYSTTLYNHSNKRVSVALKFKGELDSNDAYSVAMHVAAMSPQYINQDEIPTSFKEAEFSIIKAEAKDDEKLKSKPANILENILKGKLSKRLSEISLVDQQYVVDESFKVGDFLKSKHVEIIDMVRYEVGEGIEKVVSDFASEVAAQLGN; encoded by the coding sequence ATGGCTGTAAATGCACAACAAATTAAAGAATTAAGAGAAATAACACAAGCTGGAATGATGGATTGTAAAAAAGCTTTAGAAGCAACAAATGGCGTAATTGATGATGCTATTGTTTGATTAAGAGAAAATGGTTTAGCAAAGGCTGCTAAAAAATCTGATCGTATTGCTGCTGAGGGTGTATCTCTTGCAAAAGAAAATGATAAAAATTTAGTTATTATTGAAGTAAACTCAGAAACTGATTTTGTTGCTCAAAATGAAAAATTTATTAATTTAATAAATCAAGTGGCTGATACTATTTTGACTTCAAACGCTAAAACTTTAGAAGAAGCTTTAAATACAAAAACTAAATCAGGTGAAACTGTTAAAGAAGTTTTAATTAATGCCACTGCTACAATTGGTGAAAAAATAGAATTAAGAAGGTTTTCATTAATTGAAAAACAAAGTGGATATTCAACCACTTTGTATAATCATTCAAATAAAAGAGTATCTGTTGCTTTAAAATTTAAAGGTGAATTAGATTCAAATGATGCATATAGTGTTGCAATGCATGTTGCTGCAATGTCACCTCAGTACATTAACCAAGATGAAATCCCAACATCATTTAAAGAAGCTGAATTTAGTATCATTAAAGCAGAAGCAAAAGATGATGAAAAATTAAAAAGTAAGCCTGCAAATATTTTAGAAAATATTTTAAAAGGTAAATTATCAAAAAGACTTTCAGAAATTAGTTTAGTGGATCAACAATATGTTGTTGATGAAAGTTTTAAAGTTGGCGATTTCTTGAAATCTAAACATGTTGAAATCATTGATATGGTTAGATATGAAGTTGGTGAAGGAATTGAAAAAGTTGTATCTGATTTTGCTAGCGAAGTAGCTGCACAGTTAGGAAATTAG